From a single Vibrio tubiashii genomic region:
- a CDS encoding substrate-binding periplasmic protein, which yields MISRTLYAWIFAWLCFGSSYVHAQYKMHFFCPDFPPYTTVDSSGSHTGTGLDKMKSILDSVGVDYTIEINSNHGRALAELKTGRSDGFFMASQNDERDKYAVFSESVMTNRWVWIVLTTHQGEFSSQPKSGYTVASLLNTNTNRWLTKTGFTLAHPAESITSLISMLDKQEVNAVLVAEEVYNHRFKNNPRYKVILQEEKEFGVYISKSFLNRHPQFMEKLNKAIQASQTKR from the coding sequence ATGATTAGTAGGACTTTATACGCTTGGATATTCGCTTGGCTGTGTTTTGGCAGTAGCTACGTACACGCGCAGTATAAAATGCACTTCTTCTGTCCAGACTTTCCACCCTATACCACGGTTGACAGCTCAGGCAGTCATACTGGGACTGGGCTTGATAAAATGAAGTCGATACTGGACTCAGTCGGCGTAGACTACACCATTGAAATTAACTCTAATCACGGGCGAGCATTGGCTGAGTTAAAAACTGGACGCTCAGATGGTTTCTTTATGGCATCTCAGAACGATGAGCGCGACAAATATGCGGTTTTCTCTGAGTCAGTGATGACCAATCGTTGGGTCTGGATTGTATTGACCACTCATCAAGGAGAGTTTTCCTCTCAACCCAAGTCAGGGTATACAGTCGCTAGCTTACTAAACACCAATACCAATCGTTGGCTAACGAAAACGGGTTTCACCTTAGCACATCCGGCCGAGAGTATTACATCGTTAATTAGTATGTTAGATAAGCAAGAAGTGAACGCCGTATTGGTGGCGGAAGAAGTCTACAATCACAGGTTCAAAAACAACCCCAGATACAAAGTTATCTTACAGGAAGAGAAAGAGTTTGGTGTTTACATCTCCAAGTCATTTCTTAACCGTCATCCACAGTTCATGGAAAAGCTCAATAAAGCCATACAAGCTAGTCAAACTAAGCGGTGA
- a CDS encoding LysR family transcriptional regulator encodes MDKLISMKVFCHVAEQGNFRLTADYFSMSATMVGRHIKHLEGLLNTPLIHRTTRKQTLTDSGRIYLKECQRILEDISNTESLIYDLQNKPKGTVKINAPVTFGTQALAPILSDFIIQYPDISVDLELDNSVIDPYKSEADFIIRIGQLKDSSLVARYLGEYELIYCASPDYLARHTKIIQPDDLTHHSCLGFRYHDISETPSTKSDTRQHIKLMANNGEVLRQAALKGVGVVMQPRILLEQDLKSGALEQVLESFPLPTKPIHLVYKDKQLSLKDRTFANYLLSALRP; translated from the coding sequence ATGGATAAGCTCATCAGTATGAAGGTTTTTTGCCATGTCGCCGAACAAGGCAACTTTCGCCTTACCGCGGACTATTTTTCTATGTCAGCAACCATGGTCGGCAGACACATAAAACATCTTGAAGGTTTACTTAATACGCCGCTGATTCATCGCACGACAAGAAAGCAAACCTTAACCGACTCAGGAAGAATTTACCTTAAAGAGTGCCAGAGAATACTGGAAGATATCAGCAATACTGAAAGCCTAATCTACGATTTGCAAAACAAACCTAAAGGCACGGTAAAAATCAACGCACCAGTCACCTTTGGGACTCAAGCGCTCGCTCCGATCTTGTCTGACTTTATCATTCAATACCCAGATATCAGTGTTGATTTGGAGCTAGACAACAGTGTTATCGACCCATACAAAAGTGAAGCTGACTTTATTATCAGAATTGGTCAGCTAAAAGACTCCAGTTTGGTAGCAAGATACCTAGGAGAGTATGAGCTTATCTATTGCGCTTCACCCGATTACCTCGCTAGGCATACCAAGATTATTCAGCCTGACGACCTGACTCATCACTCTTGCCTTGGTTTCCGCTATCACGATATTTCAGAGACTCCGAGTACGAAATCGGATACACGGCAACATATCAAGTTGATGGCGAACAACGGAGAGGTACTTCGCCAAGCCGCTTTGAAAGGTGTTGGGGTTGTTATGCAACCTCGCATTTTGCTTGAGCAAGATCTTAAGTCAGGCGCACTTGAGCAAGTACTAGAGAGCTTTCCTCTGCCAACAAAACCGATTCATCTTGTCTATAAAGACAAACAGTTATCGCTAAAAGACCGGACCTTTGCCAACTATCTGCTAAGCGCTTTAAGGCCTTGA
- the metR gene encoding HTH-type transcriptional regulator MetR, whose product MIELKHLKTLTTLRDTGSLTATATTLHLTQSALSHQLKDLEARIGGQLFLRKTRPVKFTSEGEIFLKLADDVLPKIAKAENEIASLKEDVNGRLHMAIECHSCFQWLMPALKEYQVAWPSVTLDFSSGFGFEPLPALMAGELDLVITSDIQPRSEVHYEPLFDFEMRLVTSTSHPLADKECIEPEDLAEQAMLSYPVQKSRLDVVKHFLQPAGIEPAKWKQADNTLMLIQMVSAGLGVAALPNWAISEFSRQGLITSIPLGNGLWRRLFAATRNTDKSKRYLQAFFNTARIQSQSHLDGIKTV is encoded by the coding sequence ATGATTGAGCTCAAGCATCTGAAAACATTGACTACTTTGCGTGATACTGGATCGCTAACCGCAACCGCAACCACGCTACATTTAACCCAGTCAGCCTTGTCACATCAGCTCAAAGATCTGGAAGCGAGAATTGGTGGGCAGCTATTTTTGCGTAAAACTCGTCCGGTAAAATTCACTTCTGAAGGTGAGATCTTTCTAAAATTGGCTGATGATGTGTTGCCGAAAATTGCCAAAGCAGAAAATGAAATTGCGAGCTTGAAAGAGGATGTCAACGGTCGACTGCACATGGCGATTGAATGCCATTCGTGTTTCCAGTGGCTGATGCCTGCACTTAAGGAGTATCAGGTGGCTTGGCCTAGCGTCACACTCGATTTCTCATCTGGTTTTGGGTTTGAACCTTTGCCTGCTCTAATGGCTGGAGAGCTTGATTTGGTTATCACTTCAGATATTCAACCTCGTTCAGAAGTGCACTATGAACCCCTGTTTGATTTTGAAATGCGTTTGGTCACGTCGACCTCTCACCCTTTAGCGGACAAAGAGTGTATTGAGCCAGAAGATCTCGCAGAGCAAGCCATGCTGTCCTACCCAGTACAAAAGTCTCGCTTAGATGTCGTCAAACACTTCTTGCAACCTGCGGGTATTGAGCCTGCAAAATGGAAACAAGCAGACAATACCTTAATGCTGATTCAGATGGTGTCTGCCGGTCTTGGCGTGGCTGCATTACCCAACTGGGCAATCAGTGAGTTTTCAAGGCAAGGCTTGATTACTAGTATTCCTCTCGGCAACGGCTTATGGCGACGTTTGTTTGCCGCAACACGCAACACAGATAAAAGTAAACGCTACTTGCAGGCGTTTTTTAACACCGCGAGAATTCAGTCTCAGAGCCACTTGGATGGAATAAAAACGGTATAG
- a CDS encoding putative quinol monooxygenase, with amino-acid sequence MDSTIFVTAELRVNSDVDLTVARKAIEQFCSDMESESGCQQATATYDIKDPRRVILWERYDDQSAIEAHFVMPHTQAFIALGMTELVSATNSHKAGEAQ; translated from the coding sequence ATGGATTCAACAATTTTTGTCACTGCGGAGCTAAGAGTAAACTCTGATGTTGACCTAACCGTGGCAAGGAAAGCAATTGAACAGTTTTGCTCGGATATGGAGTCGGAGTCAGGCTGCCAACAGGCGACAGCAACGTATGATATCAAGGATCCAAGACGTGTCATATTGTGGGAGCGATACGACGACCAGTCAGCGATTGAGGCGCATTTTGTTATGCCGCATACACAAGCGTTTATCGCTCTGGGTATGACAGAGTTGGTCAGTGCAACTAACAGCCATAAAGCGGGAGAAGCACAATGA
- the metE gene encoding 5-methyltetrahydropteroyltriglutamate--homocysteine S-methyltransferase, producing MTTTTHILGYPRIGEKRELKFALEKYWRGEIDQAELKAVGAELRNNNWNTQSEAGLEFVTAGDFAWYDHVLTTTLLIGHVPKRHREGFPDLDTLFKVGRGQSQAGCGCSGHAASDMTKWFNTNYHYIVPEFSQDDTFEVSWPQLFEEVNEAVRAGHKVKPVLLGPLSYLYLGKEVEEGFDRLSLLPRLLTAYQAILAKLAKQGVEWVQIDEPILSLELNKPWQDAFKLAYQVIRSDVKVLLTTYFDSVSDTLDKVVELAVDGLHIDLSAAPEQLDAVVEKLPEHWVLSAGVVNGRNVWRADLSAQLALLQPLKDKLGDKLWVASSCSLLHSPVDLELEPALTEEVRSWFAFAKQKVTEVALLGKALDGSQEAILACDTYSAPIQARKTATHVNKPQVQARLNSITKSLAERSAPYAERAAHQSEVLGLPLFPTTTIGSFPQTSEIRVQRSAYRTGKLSQAEYDQALKGHIADAVKRQEALDLDVLVHGEAERNDMVEYFAENLAGFQTTKFGWVQSYGSRCVKPAIVVADIEREKPMTVEWSTYAQSLTSKQMKGMLTGPVTILCWTFPREDITRKQIADQLALALRDEVSDLQDAGINIIQIDEPAIREGLPLKKRDHKEYLEWAVDAFKISAASAKPETQIHTHMCYSEFNEIIESVAALDADVITIETSRSNMELLKAFEDFNYPNEIGPGVYDIHSPNIPTKEWIEGLLNKAAEKIPAQRLWVNPDCGLKTRNWAETEASLANMVLAAKELRKSYQA from the coding sequence ATGACAACGACAACGCATATACTAGGTTACCCTCGCATTGGTGAAAAACGCGAACTCAAATTTGCACTAGAGAAATACTGGCGTGGAGAAATTGACCAAGCTGAGCTGAAAGCCGTGGGCGCTGAGCTACGTAACAACAACTGGAATACGCAATCTGAAGCTGGGTTAGAGTTTGTAACTGCAGGTGATTTTGCTTGGTATGATCATGTGCTTACCACCACCTTACTAATAGGGCACGTTCCAAAGCGACATCGTGAAGGCTTCCCTGACCTTGATACCTTGTTCAAAGTGGGTCGTGGTCAATCTCAAGCAGGATGTGGTTGTAGCGGCCATGCGGCGTCAGACATGACGAAGTGGTTTAACACTAACTACCACTATATTGTCCCTGAGTTCAGTCAGGATGATACTTTTGAGGTAAGCTGGCCACAACTGTTTGAAGAAGTTAACGAAGCAGTAAGAGCCGGTCATAAAGTCAAACCGGTATTACTTGGCCCGCTAAGCTATCTGTATCTTGGTAAGGAAGTTGAAGAGGGATTTGACCGCCTCTCCTTGCTACCTCGTCTGTTAACGGCTTATCAGGCAATCTTAGCTAAGCTAGCGAAACAAGGTGTCGAGTGGGTACAGATTGATGAACCGATTCTCTCTCTTGAGCTGAATAAGCCTTGGCAAGACGCGTTTAAGCTCGCCTACCAAGTGATTCGCAGTGATGTGAAGGTTCTGCTTACCACATATTTTGATTCGGTTAGCGATACGCTTGATAAAGTTGTCGAGCTAGCGGTTGATGGCTTACATATTGATTTGTCGGCAGCGCCTGAACAACTAGATGCTGTGGTCGAAAAACTGCCTGAACATTGGGTGCTGTCTGCCGGTGTGGTTAATGGGCGCAACGTTTGGCGTGCAGATTTGAGCGCTCAACTGGCGTTACTGCAACCACTTAAAGACAAGCTCGGTGACAAGCTATGGGTAGCGAGCTCGTGTTCACTATTGCACAGTCCGGTGGATCTAGAGTTAGAACCTGCTTTGACGGAAGAAGTGCGCAGTTGGTTTGCTTTTGCTAAGCAGAAAGTAACGGAAGTGGCGCTACTGGGTAAGGCGCTAGATGGTAGCCAAGAAGCCATTCTTGCTTGCGATACCTACAGTGCACCGATCCAAGCACGTAAAACCGCCACTCATGTTAATAAGCCACAAGTTCAAGCGCGTTTAAATAGTATTACTAAGTCTTTGGCAGAGCGTAGTGCTCCCTATGCAGAGCGTGCAGCACACCAAAGTGAAGTATTGGGGCTGCCACTGTTTCCAACCACGACCATTGGCTCTTTCCCACAAACGAGCGAGATTCGTGTTCAGCGCAGCGCTTATCGCACAGGTAAATTGTCACAAGCTGAATACGATCAAGCGTTAAAAGGCCATATTGCAGATGCAGTTAAACGCCAAGAAGCGTTAGATCTGGATGTCTTAGTTCACGGTGAAGCTGAACGTAACGATATGGTGGAATACTTTGCAGAAAACTTAGCGGGTTTCCAAACCACCAAATTTGGTTGGGTACAGAGCTATGGTTCACGCTGCGTTAAGCCTGCTATTGTGGTTGCAGATATTGAACGAGAAAAACCGATGACGGTGGAGTGGTCTACCTATGCGCAGTCTTTAACCTCGAAACAGATGAAAGGCATGCTAACGGGGCCAGTGACGATTCTTTGTTGGACATTCCCACGTGAGGACATCACTCGCAAGCAAATCGCGGATCAACTTGCACTCGCACTGCGTGATGAAGTATCAGACTTACAAGATGCGGGCATTAACATCATCCAAATTGATGAGCCAGCGATTCGTGAAGGTTTGCCACTTAAGAAGCGCGACCATAAAGAGTACTTAGAATGGGCAGTGGACGCGTTTAAGATTTCAGCGGCAAGTGCCAAACCAGAAACTCAAATCCACACTCACATGTGTTACTCAGAGTTTAATGAAATCATTGAATCTGTCGCCGCACTAGATGCAGACGTGATTACCATCGAAACATCGCGTTCAAACATGGAACTGCTCAAGGCATTTGAAGACTTCAACTATCCAAATGAGATTGGCCCAGGTGTCTATGACATTCACTCACCAAACATTCCAACTAAAGAATGGATTGAAGGCCTACTCAATAAAGCGGCAGAGAAGATCCCGGCGCAGCGCTTATGGGTAAACCCAGATTGTGGACTGAAAACACGCAACTGGGCAGAAACGGAAGCGTCATTAGCCAATATGGTGTTAGCCGCTAAAGAACTGCGTAAAAGCTACCAAGCGTAA
- a CDS encoding organic hydroperoxide resistance protein → MTTLYKTQATALAGRNGLVKTDDGLLELELAYPKEMGGTGAATNPEQLFAAGYSACFSNAILHVAREGKVALKAAPVTAEVGIGPNEQGGFALTVSLAAPIELPQEQALELVRVAHQVCPYSNAVRGNIDVEVTVNGQAI, encoded by the coding sequence ATGACAACACTGTACAAAACTCAAGCAACAGCACTAGCAGGCAGAAATGGTTTGGTTAAAACAGACGATGGCTTACTTGAACTAGAGCTCGCTTATCCAAAAGAAATGGGTGGTACTGGCGCTGCTACCAACCCAGAGCAACTGTTTGCCGCAGGTTACTCAGCCTGTTTTTCAAATGCTATTTTGCATGTCGCCCGCGAAGGTAAAGTGGCTTTAAAAGCAGCACCTGTGACAGCAGAGGTTGGGATTGGTCCGAACGAACAAGGCGGTTTTGCTCTAACGGTGAGTCTAGCTGCACCAATCGAGCTACCTCAAGAACAAGCGCTTGAGCTCGTTCGCGTTGCGCACCAAGTGTGCCCTTACTCAAACGCAGTACGCGGTAACATCGACGTAGAAGTCACGGTAAATGGCCAAGCAATCTGA
- a CDS encoding BLUF domain-containing protein, producing MFLTRLIYASKISDGFNLDTVETIVQSARENNQPLNVTGLLCFDRHFFLQCLEGSRTNVNHIYQRILNDKRHSDIIMLDYREISAREFSSWSMGYIPSTSLTAPINLRYSGDSEFNPYEMSGESAYRLMLELKETLPSV from the coding sequence ATGTTTTTAACACGACTAATCTATGCGAGTAAGATCTCAGATGGCTTTAATCTAGATACTGTGGAAACTATTGTGCAATCCGCGAGAGAAAATAATCAACCACTCAACGTGACTGGGTTGCTTTGCTTCGATCGCCATTTCTTTCTGCAATGCTTAGAAGGCTCACGGACTAATGTGAACCATATTTACCAACGAATATTAAACGATAAACGTCATTCCGATATCATCATGCTAGATTACCGTGAGATAAGCGCGCGTGAGTTTAGTAGCTGGTCTATGGGATATATACCATCTACTAGCCTTACCGCTCCGATTAACTTGAGATACTCAGGTGATAGCGAGTTCAATCCCTATGAGATGTCCGGTGAAAGTGCCTATCGTTTAATGTTGGAACTGAAAGAAACATTACCATCAGTTTAG
- a CDS encoding GNAT family N-acetyltransferase — MEGVTVLETKRLRLRQWKDSDIEPYCLINANEQVMRYFPSVMTKEETIAQVGRARSYIDKNGYGFWAAELKSTQEFIGFVGLLAQSEESGLPNAPFVEIGWRLDSKHWGKGYAPEAAQAALEFAFTELKLEQVYSFTALPNLPSQRVMEKIGMSNTGQDFDHPKLAKGHELERHCLFKITREQWQSVQ, encoded by the coding sequence ATGGAAGGAGTAACAGTGCTAGAAACGAAAAGACTTCGGCTAAGACAATGGAAAGATTCAGATATTGAACCTTATTGTCTGATAAATGCTAACGAGCAGGTGATGCGTTATTTCCCCTCTGTTATGACAAAGGAAGAAACCATTGCTCAAGTAGGCCGTGCACGCAGCTACATTGACAAAAATGGTTATGGCTTTTGGGCAGCTGAGCTAAAAAGTACCCAAGAGTTTATTGGCTTTGTTGGTCTGCTGGCGCAAAGTGAAGAAAGTGGTTTACCTAATGCGCCATTTGTTGAAATTGGTTGGCGACTAGATTCTAAACATTGGGGCAAGGGCTACGCGCCAGAAGCGGCTCAAGCTGCCTTGGAGTTTGCTTTCACGGAATTGAAGCTAGAGCAGGTCTACTCATTTACTGCTTTGCCAAACCTACCTTCACAAAGGGTGATGGAAAAAATTGGTATGAGCAATACAGGGCAAGATTTTGACCATCCCAAGTTAGCGAAAGGTCACGAGTTAGAGCGCCACTGCTTATTTAAAATCACTCGCGAGCAGTGGCAATCAGTTCAATAG
- a CDS encoding Gfo/Idh/MocA family protein: MKWGILGTSFISDVMATAIAGDSESELYAVAGRNPQTLEEFASKHSVAKTYLSMDELIEDSNVEVVYIALPNHLHHDYVIKAAQKGKAILCEKSLSIDMEKTHAALDAVREHDVFFAEGLMYLNHPLIESIVETLKQGTIGEVRSIQGSYIAAISQFVNPESKGALYNLGCYPVSLMHLVLQHQFGDSIFENTEIQAVGRKEQDGNICESSAIFKFGQNVTAQMHTAEDHGLKHGFTILGSKGAINLTTNPWLPTEENQYCVEVYETSQQTVTVPAKGDGFYYQVRNIRQAVELGRKSLDRPSATPDDSMQIMKLLTDWERAASEQ, from the coding sequence ATGAAGTGGGGCATTCTAGGAACGAGCTTTATCTCTGATGTGATGGCAACAGCGATTGCAGGAGACAGTGAAAGCGAGCTTTATGCGGTTGCAGGCCGAAACCCACAGACGCTTGAAGAGTTTGCCAGCAAGCACTCTGTTGCCAAAACGTACCTTTCAATGGACGAGTTGATAGAAGATAGTAACGTTGAGGTGGTTTACATTGCATTACCCAACCATCTTCACCATGACTATGTCATCAAAGCAGCGCAGAAAGGCAAAGCGATACTGTGCGAGAAATCCCTATCTATCGATATGGAAAAAACTCATGCCGCATTAGATGCGGTTCGTGAGCACGATGTGTTTTTTGCCGAAGGGTTAATGTATCTGAATCATCCGTTGATTGAATCCATTGTAGAGACGCTAAAGCAGGGCACAATTGGGGAAGTGCGCAGCATCCAAGGCTCTTACATTGCCGCTATTAGCCAGTTTGTTAACCCTGAAAGTAAGGGAGCATTGTATAACTTAGGCTGTTATCCTGTGTCACTGATGCATCTTGTCCTGCAACATCAATTTGGCGACAGTATCTTCGAAAATACAGAGATTCAAGCCGTTGGGCGTAAAGAGCAAGATGGCAACATCTGCGAATCAAGTGCCATTTTCAAATTTGGTCAAAATGTGACAGCTCAAATGCACACAGCAGAAGATCACGGATTAAAGCATGGCTTCACCATTCTTGGTTCAAAAGGCGCAATCAATCTTACAACCAACCCTTGGCTACCTACTGAAGAAAACCAATACTGTGTCGAAGTTTATGAAACCTCGCAGCAGACAGTTACTGTACCGGCTAAAGGGGATGGGTTCTATTATCAGGTAAGAAACATTAGACAGGCGGTGGAATTGGGTCGCAAATCACTCGATAGACCGAGTGCTACACCAGATGACTCGATGCAGATAATGAAACTGCTGACCGATTGGGAGCGAGCAGCGTCTGAGCAATGA
- a CDS encoding MarR family winged helix-turn-helix transcriptional regulator, with amino-acid sequence MSYCDSDKQLTEEESLLLENQVCFPLYSASNAVIRTYRPLLDALDLTYSQYLVMMVLWESDGISVKDIGARLHLDSGTLTPLLKRLEAKGFVVRGRSELDERVRVLKLSEEGRALKAKALAIPAEMKCKIQLDLDELIMLKKLCEKVILTLGNEIQTRSS; translated from the coding sequence ATGAGTTACTGCGATAGCGACAAACAGCTAACTGAAGAAGAGAGTTTATTGTTAGAGAATCAGGTTTGTTTTCCGCTCTACAGCGCCTCCAATGCGGTGATTCGAACCTATCGCCCGTTATTAGATGCCCTAGACCTCACATACTCCCAGTACCTTGTCATGATGGTGCTGTGGGAAAGTGATGGGATTAGCGTTAAGGATATCGGTGCACGATTACACCTCGATTCAGGCACTTTAACCCCTTTATTGAAGCGGCTTGAAGCAAAAGGCTTTGTCGTGAGAGGAAGAAGCGAACTAGATGAAAGGGTGAGGGTGCTAAAACTCAGCGAAGAGGGCAGAGCGCTTAAAGCGAAAGCCCTTGCCATCCCCGCTGAGATGAAATGTAAGATTCAGCTTGATCTTGATGAGTTAATCATGCTCAAGAAGTTATGCGAAAAAGTCATTCTAACTTTGGGAAACGAAATTCAGACCCGATCCAGCTAA
- a CDS encoding thiol:disulfide interchange protein DsbA/DsbL encodes MKKLFTLFSSLIFALSVQAAQFEEGTHYKVLDTDKSATPKVTEFFSFYCPHCYKFEPVVENLKASLPDNAKLEKVHVAFMGANMAVPMAKSYATMVALDAEETMVPAMFKQIHELRNAPKDEQALRQIFIDNGIDAEKFDATYNSFVVNSMQRGFDKQFANSTLTGVPGVVVNNKYIVKADQIRSYEEYNQLVNYLLTL; translated from the coding sequence ATGAAAAAGCTATTTACTCTTTTCTCTTCTTTGATTTTTGCCTTGTCGGTACAGGCTGCGCAGTTTGAAGAAGGAACACACTACAAGGTATTAGACACAGATAAATCGGCAACACCGAAGGTGACTGAGTTTTTCTCATTTTACTGCCCTCACTGCTACAAGTTTGAACCTGTGGTTGAGAACCTAAAAGCCTCTTTGCCTGACAATGCCAAGCTGGAAAAAGTTCACGTTGCTTTTATGGGCGCAAACATGGCAGTGCCGATGGCAAAGTCTTACGCCACCATGGTTGCTTTAGATGCAGAAGAAACAATGGTTCCAGCTATGTTCAAACAAATCCACGAACTACGTAATGCACCTAAAGATGAGCAAGCGTTACGCCAAATCTTTATTGATAATGGCATTGATGCCGAGAAGTTTGACGCGACTTACAACAGCTTTGTGGTCAACTCTATGCAACGTGGATTCGACAAACAATTCGCAAACAGCACACTTACTGGTGTTCCGGGGGTTGTCGTGAACAACAAGTACATCGTCAAAGCGGATCAAATTCGTTCTTATGAAGAGTACAATCAGTTGGTGAACTACCTTCTGACTCTTTAA
- a CDS encoding DUF4250 domain-containing protein: MDLSNVGRLDSVILLGIVNEKLRLECDSFEELVSMYEMDVEAVIGKLDVLGYQYDPLTNQFKSYDR, encoded by the coding sequence ATGGATCTCAGCAATGTAGGACGCTTAGATAGCGTAATTCTATTGGGAATCGTGAATGAAAAGCTACGCTTAGAGTGTGATTCTTTTGAAGAGTTAGTCTCTATGTACGAGATGGATGTTGAAGCGGTGATTGGTAAGCTTGATGTGCTCGGTTATCAATACGACCCTTTAACTAATCAATTCAAATCTTATGACAGATAA
- a CDS encoding DNA-3-methyladenine glycosylase I has protein sequence MALEKFDDIYQRAAERKGGEANLESLLSKPLPVDQLSQISNDRWLSAFSMKVFQSGISWKVVRNKWPNFEEVFFAFKIEPLLMLSDEQWDNKASDTRIIRHHAKVKSIQANAQMLHEASLQHGSFSNMVANWPTEDITGLWSYLKKHGNRLGGNTGPYSLRQMGVDTFILSGDVESYLRNYKIIEGGKDTKRSLAAANSAFTHWQQESGRSLTEISQTIAFSTGDNRV, from the coding sequence GTGGCACTAGAAAAGTTCGACGACATTTACCAACGCGCAGCAGAGCGCAAAGGTGGGGAAGCAAACCTAGAGTCATTACTATCTAAGCCATTGCCAGTGGATCAGCTGAGTCAGATTTCCAATGATCGCTGGCTATCCGCATTCAGTATGAAGGTGTTTCAAAGTGGCATTTCTTGGAAGGTAGTGAGGAACAAATGGCCTAACTTTGAAGAGGTGTTCTTTGCTTTTAAGATTGAACCACTCTTGATGCTTTCTGACGAACAATGGGACAACAAAGCGTCCGATACTCGAATTATTCGCCATCACGCCAAAGTGAAATCCATTCAAGCCAATGCTCAGATGCTGCACGAAGCTTCTCTACAACATGGTTCATTTTCCAACATGGTTGCCAATTGGCCAACTGAAGACATTACAGGGCTTTGGAGTTATCTCAAGAAGCATGGTAACCGCCTTGGTGGTAATACAGGCCCATACAGTTTGCGCCAAATGGGTGTCGATACCTTTATCCTTTCCGGTGACGTTGAAAGCTATCTACGTAACTACAAAATCATCGAAGGGGGCAAAGACACCAAGCGCTCTCTTGCAGCAGCCAACAGCGCTTTTACTCACTGGCAACAAGAAAGCGGACGTTCACTGACAGAAATCAGCCAAACTATCGCTTTTAGCACAGGTGATAACCGCGTATAG